A single region of the Cereibacter sphaeroides 2.4.1 genome encodes:
- a CDS encoding calcium-binding protein, protein MELAVTTTTLPWAEPPGWLGSFFATGLRFESALIAPPWGALAMGSCGRDLLIASPFGSSLPGGPEGDVLVGLWGNDQLYGNGGNDLVRGGGGADILTGGTGNDLLAGGAGNDSLHGGTGANLLIGGAGDDLLDSRWSTDPDRGGLSFETWRAAKIGTGDEMHGGDGNDRIEASFGNDTLTGDAGDDVIRGQDGDDQLEGGEGQDTLMGDAGADVLSGGEGDDSLDGGLGDDRLDGGEGSDRLIGGNGNDVMDGGAARDVLFGGYGDDQITAGEGDDWVDGGGGDDLIDLGAGDDFVAAIEDLGRGDDVIFGGEGNDTMLGGRGCDQIDGGEGADVLNGGAGDDFLTGGAGADAFQMRSAHGIDTIADFSSEDVLTITRNINGIGGADGLVSVEELTGRIEDLGSDCFLDLGGGNGAMFLGITADELGGLLPAHLEYL, encoded by the coding sequence ATGGAACTGGCAGTGACGACAACCACCTTACCCTGGGCCGAACCGCCGGGCTGGCTCGGCTCCTTCTTCGCAACGGGCCTGCGGTTCGAGTCCGCCCTGATCGCGCCGCCGTGGGGCGCCTTGGCGATGGGAAGTTGCGGCCGCGACCTCCTGATCGCGTCTCCCTTCGGCTCCTCTCTGCCCGGGGGGCCGGAGGGGGACGTGCTCGTCGGCCTCTGGGGCAATGACCAGCTCTACGGCAACGGCGGCAACGATCTCGTGCGGGGCGGCGGCGGCGCGGACATCCTGACGGGCGGAACGGGCAACGACCTTCTGGCGGGCGGCGCCGGGAACGACAGCCTGCACGGCGGCACCGGTGCGAACCTCTTGATCGGAGGGGCGGGAGACGACCTGCTGGACAGCCGCTGGTCGACCGATCCTGACCGGGGCGGCCTCTCCTTCGAGACGTGGCGCGCGGCGAAGATCGGCACCGGCGACGAGATGCACGGCGGCGACGGGAACGACCGGATCGAGGCTTCGTTCGGGAACGACACGCTGACGGGCGACGCGGGCGATGACGTCATCCGCGGTCAGGACGGCGACGACCAGCTGGAGGGCGGCGAGGGGCAGGACACGCTCATGGGCGATGCGGGCGCCGATGTCCTCTCCGGTGGCGAGGGGGACGACAGCCTCGACGGGGGCCTCGGCGACGACCGGCTCGACGGCGGAGAGGGGAGCGACCGGCTGATCGGCGGCAACGGCAACGACGTCATGGACGGGGGCGCGGCGCGCGACGTCCTGTTCGGCGGCTACGGCGACGACCAGATCACGGCGGGCGAGGGCGACGACTGGGTGGACGGCGGCGGTGGCGACGACCTGATCGATCTGGGAGCGGGCGACGATTTCGTGGCCGCCATCGAGGATCTCGGGCGGGGGGACGACGTGATCTTCGGCGGCGAGGGCAACGACACGATGCTCGGCGGCCGCGGCTGTGACCAGATCGATGGCGGCGAGGGTGCCGACGTGCTGAACGGCGGCGCGGGCGACGATTTCCTGACCGGTGGAGCGGGCGCAGACGCGTTCCAGATGCGCAGCGCGCACGGGATCGACACGATCGCGGATTTCTCGTCCGAAGACGTGCTGACGATCACCCGCAACATCAACGGCATCGGCGGGGCGGACGGTCTGGTTTCGGTGGAAGAGCTGACCGGGCGGATCGAGGATCTGGGCAGCGACTGCTTTCTCGATCTCGGCGGCGGCAACGGCGCGATGTTTCTCGGTATCACTGCCGACGAGCTCGGGGGGCTGCTC
- a CDS encoding calcium-binding protein codes for MATIPGGAFSDFIFGTSGNDYVLSGAGNDTVSGASGDDLIRGGLGDDLLNGGSGADRLFGEEGDDQLLGGTGDDMLDGGIGNDTLSGGAGQDLLFGGAGDDLLAGGAGDDTMEGGSGNDALLGGAGNDALDGGEGDDTLSGDAGDDLLSGGLGDDRLDGGDGNDVLSGGGGDDLFLGGAGDDQIDGGAGDDVIYTGEGNDLVTFSGGGDVIMDFSEGDMLQISGSLEGVTLASAEDVAGYALDLGDAGTLIDFGQGDSVLLQGVSYDDVAADPSRYFSIV; via the coding sequence ATGGCCACAATACCGGGAGGCGCGTTCAGCGACTTCATCTTCGGCACCTCGGGCAACGATTATGTGTTGTCAGGAGCCGGCAACGACACCGTCTCGGGCGCCAGCGGCGACGATCTCATCCGCGGCGGACTGGGCGACGACCTGCTGAACGGCGGCAGCGGCGCCGACCGATTGTTCGGCGAGGAGGGCGACGACCAATTGCTCGGCGGCACCGGCGACGACATGCTCGACGGCGGCATCGGCAACGACACGCTCTCGGGCGGGGCGGGGCAGGATCTTCTGTTCGGCGGCGCCGGAGACGACCTTCTTGCAGGCGGCGCGGGCGACGACACGATGGAGGGGGGCAGCGGGAACGATGCCCTTCTGGGCGGGGCCGGCAACGACGCGCTGGACGGTGGCGAGGGAGACGACACGCTCTCGGGCGACGCGGGCGACGATCTGCTGTCGGGTGGCCTCGGCGACGACCGGCTCGACGGCGGGGACGGCAACGACGTACTGTCCGGCGGCGGGGGCGATGACCTGTTCCTGGGCGGGGCGGGTGACGACCAGATCGACGGCGGCGCCGGAGACGACGTGATCTACACCGGAGAGGGCAACGACCTCGTGACCTTCTCGGGCGGCGGAGACGTCATCATGGACTTCTCCGAAGGCGACATGCTGCAGATCTCGGGCAGCCTCGAGGGGGTGACCCTCGCTTCGGCCGAAGATGTAGCCGGCTATGCGCTCGATCTGGGCGACGCCGGTACGCTGATCGACTTCGGTCAGGGCGACAGCGTGCTGCTGCAGGGCGTCTCCTACGATGACGTGGCGGCCGACCCGTCGCGCTACTTCTCGATCGTCTGA
- a CDS encoding glycosyltransferase family 4 protein, with the protein MALRILQIAHDHPDWTSGGTEIVAHDLHRALSRRGLDSRFLAAATSLQRPEAMAGSLGHLGEDMVLRTGGYDRFLMKRHDGLRWLESVRRLLTDAAPDVVHLHGLDRIGAEILPALRRFAPAARIVMTLHDYQIICPNEGLLLTRPDGSRCRGARPDSCRACFPELGADRHALRKTYLATLLQGVDCFLAPSRFLKDRFLDWGLPATKLQLMPNAVAPLALMQDKPRVRRDRFAFFGTLALHKGVLTLLEAAAQLKAEGAELRLAFHGGLRHPEPAFRTAFETALAAARPLAQHPGPYDRAALASRMADVDWVVVPSLWWENAPLVILEAQAAGRPVIASGIGGMAEMVKDSETGLLVPPGDAAALAEALRTAAGDADLWARLAAAQPRTSHERFVDAHLDLYRTLLEGRHAA; encoded by the coding sequence ATGGCGCTCCGCATCCTGCAGATCGCGCACGATCATCCCGACTGGACGAGCGGCGGCACCGAGATCGTGGCGCATGACCTGCATCGCGCCCTGTCGCGCCGCGGCCTCGACTCGCGCTTCCTTGCGGCCGCGACCTCGCTTCAGCGGCCCGAGGCGATGGCGGGCAGCCTCGGCCATCTCGGCGAGGACATGGTGCTGCGCACCGGCGGCTACGACCGGTTCCTGATGAAGCGGCACGACGGGCTGCGCTGGCTGGAATCGGTCCGGCGCCTTCTGACCGATGCTGCGCCCGATGTGGTCCATCTGCACGGGCTCGACCGGATCGGGGCAGAGATCCTGCCGGCTCTTCGCCGCTTCGCCCCGGCGGCCCGCATCGTCATGACATTGCACGACTATCAGATCATCTGCCCGAACGAAGGGTTGCTGCTCACCCGCCCCGACGGATCCCGCTGCCGCGGCGCCCGGCCCGACAGCTGCCGCGCCTGTTTTCCGGAGCTCGGCGCCGACCGGCACGCCCTGCGCAAGACCTATCTCGCGACCCTGCTGCAGGGCGTGGACTGTTTCCTTGCCCCGAGCCGCTTCCTGAAGGACCGCTTCCTCGACTGGGGCCTGCCCGCGACGAAGCTGCAGCTCATGCCGAACGCGGTGGCTCCGCTCGCGCTGATGCAGGACAAGCCGCGGGTGCGACGGGACCGCTTCGCCTTCTTCGGCACGCTCGCCCTGCACAAGGGCGTGCTGACCCTGCTCGAGGCGGCGGCGCAGCTGAAGGCCGAGGGCGCGGAGCTGCGGCTCGCCTTCCACGGCGGCCTGCGCCATCCCGAGCCGGCCTTCCGCACGGCGTTCGAGACGGCGCTGGCGGCGGCACGCCCCCTCGCCCAGCACCCCGGTCCCTATGACCGGGCCGCGCTGGCCAGCCGGATGGCCGATGTGGATTGGGTCGTGGTGCCCTCGCTCTGGTGGGAGAATGCGCCGCTCGTGATCCTCGAGGCGCAGGCCGCGGGACGGCCGGTCATCGCCTCGGGCATCGGCGGCATGGCCGAGATGGTCAAGGACAGCGAGACCGGCCTCCTCGTTCCGCCCGGAGATGCCGCGGCCCTTGCCGAGGCGCTGCGCACGGCTGCGGGGGATGCCGATCTCTGGGCGCGGCTCGCGGCGGCGCAGCCCCGCACCAGCCACGAGCGCTTCGTGGACGCCCATCTCGATCTCTATCGGACCCTTCTGGAGGGGAGGCACGCGGCATGA
- a CDS encoding glycosyltransferase family 4 protein: MKALVLSHAHPAFSIGGAQVASHNLFTGLKSLPGWQAHYMAGVGPPVARHDATPLMSLGQAPDETLFWTGDYDWFHLGTTDLDGLMRHFERFLSDLRPDVVNFHHVMGFGIQAIASVRRALGPVPIVMTLHEYLPICAHHGQMIKARSHSLCLRASASDCGLCFPELGAAAMKRRELFIKSFFDRVDAFVSPSRFLLTRFEDWGLPRQKLVMIENGLEGGPVAPPRPLAEGRPRNRFAYFGQLNPFKGIKVLVEAVTRIPDRIWGDAILYIFGGNLEHQPEEFQTQVRNLFRMAGRRLRFMGSYKSADLPHLMREVDWTIVPSTWWENAPVVIQEAFHHGRPIIASDIGGMAEKVRDGIDGLHFRVSNPESLAETMMRALRDPALWDRLRAGIEPPTDAASAAREHARLFERLLTRQGTAGANHG, encoded by the coding sequence TTGAAAGCGCTCGTCCTGAGTCACGCCCACCCCGCCTTCTCGATCGGCGGCGCGCAGGTCGCCTCGCACAATCTCTTCACCGGGCTGAAGAGCCTGCCCGGATGGCAGGCGCATTACATGGCGGGCGTCGGTCCGCCGGTCGCGCGGCATGATGCGACGCCGCTCATGTCGCTCGGACAAGCCCCGGACGAGACGCTGTTCTGGACCGGCGACTACGACTGGTTTCATCTGGGCACGACCGATCTCGATGGGCTGATGCGCCATTTCGAGCGGTTCCTGTCCGACCTCAGGCCAGACGTCGTGAATTTTCACCATGTCATGGGCTTCGGCATCCAGGCCATCGCCTCGGTGCGCCGGGCGCTCGGCCCGGTGCCCATCGTGATGACCCTGCACGAATATCTGCCGATCTGCGCCCACCACGGCCAGATGATCAAGGCCCGCAGCCATTCGCTCTGCCTGCGCGCCTCGGCGTCGGACTGCGGCCTCTGCTTCCCGGAGCTGGGGGCCGCGGCCATGAAGCGGCGCGAGCTCTTCATCAAGAGCTTCTTCGACCGTGTCGATGCCTTCGTCAGCCCGAGCCGCTTCCTGCTGACGCGGTTCGAGGACTGGGGGCTGCCGCGGCAGAAACTGGTGATGATCGAGAACGGGCTCGAGGGCGGGCCCGTCGCCCCGCCCCGGCCGCTGGCGGAGGGAAGGCCACGCAACCGCTTCGCCTATTTCGGCCAGCTCAACCCGTTCAAGGGCATCAAGGTGCTGGTCGAGGCGGTGACCCGCATCCCCGACCGGATCTGGGGCGACGCGATCCTCTACATCTTCGGCGGCAATCTCGAGCACCAGCCCGAGGAGTTCCAGACCCAGGTGCGCAACCTCTTCCGCATGGCGGGGCGCCGCCTGCGCTTCATGGGCTCCTACAAGAGCGCAGACCTGCCCCATCTCATGCGCGAAGTGGACTGGACCATCGTGCCTTCGACCTGGTGGGAGAATGCGCCGGTCGTGATTCAGGAGGCGTTCCACCACGGGCGGCCGATCATCGCCTCCGACATCGGCGGCATGGCCGAGAAGGTGCGGGACGGGATCGACGGGCTGCATTTCCGCGTTTCGAACCCCGAAAGTCTGGCCGAGACGATGATGCGCGCCCTCCGGGACCCGGCTCTCTGGGACAGGCTGCGAGCGGGCATCGAGCCGCCGACCGATGCTGCAAGCGCCGCGCGCGAGCATGCCCGGCTGTTCGAGCGGCTGCTCACCCGGCAGGGGACGGCGGGCGCGAACCATGGCTGA
- a CDS encoding type I secretion system permease/ATPase: MADPAEPAGLYRLILREAALGAGAAAFVGFFVNLLHLALPLYNAQVYDRVIGSANLDTLVALTGLVAILLVFGAVLDVLRARIFAILAARLAGQLGQPVFVAAVETALRGGPTAAAEGMRAVADLRSFLAGGAIALPIDLTFTPVLLLVLFALDPAYGLIGLGGAAALAGTGIVTEILARRPVASALAAGGSVQAETATALRSAEVIAAMGMLPDIARRWRRAQARSLAAADRGQARAKALSSLARFLRTAIQIAVICTGTTLVVDQAATIGTIVAAMAIMSRLLLPFEHLIDGWRQWMDAAEAHGHLRRLLREGGSPRSSLPAPVGRALLVADRVTYIPAGQDLPLLRNVSFRIEPGELLGVIGPSGAGKSTLARLTVGLWPPSAGGLFLDGQSTFLHERTSFGRAVGYLPQEPLLLDGSVRDNIARFRDAPMDEVIAAARQAGVHELIGRLPRGYGTRLADAGARLSGGQRQRIALARAIFGDPQLLVLDEPNASLDAEGEAALVSAVEQARARGAAVLVVAQRMSVLAKADRLLVLREGAVTHYGPRAEVMAAIGPQRRPAPVPVAQACS, encoded by the coding sequence ATGGCTGACCCCGCCGAACCGGCCGGCCTCTACCGGCTCATCCTGCGCGAGGCAGCTCTTGGGGCGGGGGCGGCAGCCTTTGTGGGCTTCTTCGTGAATCTCCTCCACCTCGCCTTGCCGCTCTATAATGCGCAGGTTTACGACCGGGTGATCGGCAGCGCCAATCTCGACACGCTGGTGGCCCTCACAGGGCTGGTCGCGATCCTGCTCGTCTTCGGCGCGGTCCTCGACGTGCTGCGGGCCCGGATCTTCGCGATCCTCGCGGCGCGGCTGGCCGGACAGCTCGGCCAGCCCGTCTTCGTGGCAGCCGTCGAGACCGCGCTCCGTGGCGGCCCCACCGCTGCGGCCGAGGGGATGCGCGCCGTGGCCGACCTCCGCAGCTTCCTCGCGGGCGGGGCCATCGCGCTGCCGATCGACCTGACCTTCACTCCGGTCCTCCTCTTGGTTCTCTTCGCCCTCGATCCGGCCTACGGCCTGATCGGTCTCGGCGGGGCCGCCGCTCTGGCCGGGACGGGCATCGTGACGGAGATCCTCGCCCGCCGCCCCGTGGCCAGCGCGCTCGCGGCGGGCGGCAGCGTGCAGGCCGAGACCGCGACCGCCCTGCGCAGCGCCGAAGTCATTGCGGCCATGGGAATGCTGCCAGACATCGCCCGGCGCTGGCGAAGGGCTCAGGCGCGGTCGCTCGCGGCCGCCGATCGCGGGCAGGCGCGGGCCAAGGCCCTGTCCTCGCTGGCGCGCTTCCTCCGCACCGCCATCCAGATCGCCGTGATCTGCACCGGCACGACCCTTGTCGTCGATCAGGCCGCCACCATCGGCACCATCGTGGCGGCGATGGCGATCATGTCCCGCCTGCTCCTGCCGTTCGAGCATCTGATCGACGGCTGGCGGCAATGGATGGATGCGGCCGAGGCGCACGGTCATCTGCGGCGCCTCCTGCGAGAAGGCGGCAGCCCCCGCTCGTCCCTGCCCGCGCCGGTCGGGCGCGCGCTGCTGGTGGCCGACCGCGTCACCTATATCCCTGCGGGCCAAGACCTGCCCCTTCTGCGCAACGTCTCGTTCCGCATCGAACCCGGCGAGCTCCTCGGCGTCATCGGCCCGTCGGGCGCAGGCAAATCGACGCTCGCGCGGCTGACGGTCGGTCTCTGGCCGCCCAGCGCCGGCGGTCTTTTCCTCGACGGACAAAGCACCTTTCTCCACGAACGGACGAGCTTCGGACGGGCGGTGGGCTATCTGCCGCAGGAGCCGCTTCTGCTCGACGGCAGCGTGCGCGACAACATCGCGCGCTTCCGGGACGCGCCGATGGACGAGGTGATCGCCGCCGCCCGGCAGGCCGGCGTGCACGAGCTGATCGGCCGCCTTCCGAGGGGCTACGGCACGCGGCTCGCCGATGCCGGCGCGCGGCTGAGCGGGGGACAGCGCCAGCGGATCGCGCTCGCCCGGGCCATCTTCGGCGACCCGCAGCTTCTCGTGCTCGATGAACCGAATGCCAGCCTCGATGCGGAAGGCGAGGCCGCGCTGGTCTCGGCCGTCGAGCAGGCGCGGGCGCGCGGCGCGGCGGTGCTCGTGGTGGCGCAGCGGATGTCGGTGCTGGCCAAGGCCGACCGGCTGCTCGTGCTACGCGAAGGGGCCGTGACCCATTACGGGCCTCGGGCAGAGGTGATGGCCGCCATCGGACCGCAACGACGCCCCGCCCCGGTCCCGGTTGCGCAGGCGTGCTCATGA
- a CDS encoding HlyD family type I secretion periplasmic adaptor subunit yields MSAAGSWDDPAPPSYRPIFQAALVLILSLTVSLGSWAVYARLDGAVITQGVVLAESRRKTVENLEGGLLERLLVAPGDRVAAGQPVAQLATVQDRERLIQLEAEREGLLFDIWRLRTEAAGARVLDPATAPGPDAERTAAQLRLFQSRLHAHRDRIGSLDRQIELLIAQGAANDAQARAADLQIESWRAERADLVTLVDRGASPRQKLVELDRNITTLTGTREQYLALARAARADVERARMDRSTAGQLRLAEVAEQLAAAGRQLPGLEAQIRATRDVLERRTLRAPQAGLVVEVPTVTPGAVIGSGTAVMEIVPDLDHLVIQMRVPPEAIDNVRKGGLARVRLTAYRRALAPVVRGQVSFVSPDLIEDPRDGTTYFEARVTLDPESLAEQPDWVRLSAGMPVEVSVSTGERRAGDYLLEPILRHLRGALHDP; encoded by the coding sequence ATGAGCGCGGCCGGCTCCTGGGACGACCCTGCTCCCCCGAGTTACCGCCCCATCTTTCAGGCGGCGCTGGTCCTCATCCTGTCCCTCACCGTATCGTTGGGCAGCTGGGCGGTCTACGCCCGGCTCGACGGTGCGGTCATCACCCAGGGCGTCGTCCTGGCCGAAAGCCGCCGCAAGACCGTCGAGAACCTCGAGGGCGGCCTCCTTGAGCGGCTTCTGGTGGCGCCGGGAGACAGGGTCGCCGCCGGTCAGCCCGTAGCCCAGCTCGCCACCGTCCAGGACCGCGAGCGGCTGATCCAGCTCGAGGCCGAGCGGGAGGGGCTGCTCTTCGACATCTGGCGCCTGCGGACCGAAGCCGCCGGCGCCAGGGTCCTCGATCCCGCCACGGCGCCGGGTCCCGACGCCGAGCGGACGGCCGCGCAGCTGCGGCTCTTTCAGAGCCGCCTCCATGCGCACCGCGACCGGATCGGATCGCTCGACCGCCAGATCGAGCTTCTGATCGCTCAGGGAGCGGCGAACGATGCACAGGCGCGGGCTGCGGATCTCCAGATCGAAAGCTGGCGGGCGGAGCGGGCCGACCTCGTGACGCTGGTCGATCGGGGCGCAAGTCCGCGCCAGAAACTCGTCGAACTCGATCGCAACATCACGACGCTGACGGGAACGCGCGAGCAATATCTGGCTCTTGCCCGGGCGGCGCGGGCCGATGTCGAGCGGGCCCGGATGGATCGCTCCACCGCCGGTCAGCTGCGTCTGGCCGAGGTGGCCGAGCAGCTCGCCGCTGCCGGGAGGCAGCTTCCCGGGCTCGAGGCCCAGATCCGCGCCACGCGCGACGTGCTCGAACGTCGAACGCTGCGGGCCCCACAGGCGGGACTGGTGGTCGAGGTACCCACCGTGACGCCCGGCGCCGTGATCGGCTCCGGAACGGCCGTGATGGAGATCGTGCCCGATCTCGATCACCTCGTGATCCAGATGCGCGTGCCGCCCGAGGCCATCGACAACGTCCGCAAGGGCGGGCTGGCGCGGGTGCGGCTGACGGCCTATCGGCGCGCCCTGGCGCCGGTCGTCCGCGGGCAGGTCTCCTTCGTCTCGCCGGATCTCATCGAGGATCCGCGCGACGGCACGACCTATTTCGAGGCTCGGGTGACGCTCGATCCCGAGTCGCTTGCCGAGCAGCCCGACTGGGTGCGGCTCAGCGCGGGAATGCCGGTCGAAGTGTCGGTCAGCACAGGCGAACGGCGGGCGGGGGATTATCTGCTCGAGCCGATCCTCCGCCACCTGCGCGGCGCCCTGCACGATCCCTGA
- a CDS encoding CatB-related O-acetyltransferase, giving the protein MAQIPFDLKHADFARLAEVGLRLPGLREVKTLTQTSWIEAPTTIIGTVVSGAELQVGAFCSLSGGTLNNVHIGRYSSIAAGTIIGVHEHPTSWLTTSRTSYWPQVYGWDELIAPDRAAEIRAGKRPFTRSCPITEIGHDVWIGQGCFIKSGVRIGHGSVIGARATVTKDVPPYSIVLGTPGRVVRTRVPEPLIERLLAVEWWRYSIYDLFAAPFDDVARALDVIEDRIAEGAIKPYEAPLVTPADLAEPLGLAARLAARFPRPLARAS; this is encoded by the coding sequence ATGGCCCAGATCCCCTTCGACCTGAAGCACGCGGATTTCGCTCGCCTGGCCGAGGTCGGGCTGCGCCTGCCCGGCCTGCGCGAGGTCAAGACCCTCACCCAGACCTCGTGGATCGAGGCCCCCACCACCATCATCGGCACGGTGGTCTCGGGCGCCGAACTGCAGGTCGGCGCCTTTTGCAGCCTGTCGGGCGGCACGCTCAACAATGTCCACATTGGCCGCTACAGCTCCATCGCCGCCGGCACGATCATCGGAGTCCACGAACATCCGACCAGCTGGCTCACCACCTCGCGCACCTCCTACTGGCCGCAGGTCTACGGCTGGGACGAGCTGATAGCCCCCGACCGCGCCGCCGAGATCCGCGCCGGCAAACGGCCCTTCACCAGAAGCTGCCCCATCACCGAGATCGGCCATGATGTCTGGATCGGTCAGGGCTGTTTCATCAAATCGGGCGTGCGGATCGGCCATGGCTCCGTCATCGGCGCGCGCGCCACGGTGACGAAGGACGTGCCCCCCTATTCGATCGTGCTGGGCACGCCCGGGCGCGTGGTACGGACCCGCGTGCCCGAGCCCTTGATCGAGCGGCTTCTGGCCGTCGAATGGTGGCGCTATTCGATCTACGACCTGTTCGCAGCCCCGTTCGATGACGTTGCCCGCGCGCTCGATGTGATCGAGGATCGCATCGCCGAGGGAGCGATCAAACCCTATGAGGCGCCCCTTGTCACGCCCGCCGACCTGGCCGAACCGCTGGGGCTGGCGGCGCGGCTCGCGGCCCGGTTCCCGCGTCCCCTCGCCCGGGCGAGCTGA